The following coding sequences lie in one Salmo salar chromosome ssa13, Ssal_v3.1, whole genome shotgun sequence genomic window:
- the LOC106567147 gene encoding caspase-9 yields the protein MEERHKRILQRNRVNLVRDLNPSDMYDGLLSKGIFTQDMIDEIKRSGTRRDQARQLVRDLETRGSRAFPALIECLREKGQHSLPDLLLAGEPQSQPLPLPVHVRPVVRPLPVYSHMDTVVTPVYPSQPVRPLPITPVYPSQPVRPLPTPTTPSLSPEREFGKPRAPGRVRRDSSIQSYKMDASPCGHCLIINNVDFEPQSELNNRTGSNIDCDKLERRFKSLNFIVLVKRNLKQKQIRQELSALSKKDHSQYDCCVVIMLSHGTEVSHNRFPGAVHGVDGPNVPVQLITNYLNGQNCPSLQGKPKLFFIQACGGGERDTGFEVTPDEDKPCIGGTDDQTDAMPMSSSSDSLSTPSDEPDTRATLPTPSDILVSYSTFPGYVSWRDTQAGSWYVETLDNILEDNAAANDLVTMLMMVNHEVSQNSAKGLYKQMPGSFNFLRKLLYFQVPPCQRPIQA from the exons ATGGAGGAGAGACACAAAAGGATTCTCCAACGCAATAGGGTCAATCTCGTGAGAGACCTGAACCCATCAGATATGTATGATGGACTTCTGTCAAAAGGAATCTTTACTCAAGACATGATCGACGAGATAAAG AGATCAGGAACCAGACGAGACCAAGCCAGACAGTTGGTTCGAGACCTGGAGACTCGTGGGAGTCGGGCATTCCCAGCTTTAATAGAGTGCCTTCGTGAGAAAGGGCAGCACAGCCTACCAGATCTCCTCTTGGCGGGGGAACCACAGAGCCAGCCTCTACCTCTGCCTGTCCATGTCCGGCCAGTCGTTAGGCCTTTGCCAGTTT ACTCTCATATGGACACTGTAGTAACCCCTGTCTATCCAAGTCAACCAGTTAGGCCTTTGCCTATTACCCCTGTCTATCCAAGTCAACCAGTTAGGCCTTTGCCTACGCCTACCACTCCCAGTTTAT CCCCTGAAAGGGAGTTTGGAAAACCCAGGGCACCAGGAAGAGTTAGACGTGACAGCAGTATTCAG AGTTATAAGATGGATGCCAGCCCCTGTGGACACTGCCTGATCATAAACAATGTCGATTTTGAGCCTCAGTCAGAGCTGAATAACCGCACAGGGTCCAACATAGACTGCGACAAACTGGAGAGAAGATTTAAATCCCTTAACTTTATTGTCCTTGTCAAGAGAAACCTGAAACAGAAG CAAATAAGGCAGGAGCTATCAGCTTTGTCCAAGAAGGATCATTCACAATATGATTGTTGTGTGGTGATCATGTTATCACATGGGACGGAG GTAAGTCACAATCGCTTCCCTGGTGCAGTGCATGGAGTGGACGGGCCCAATGTCCCAGTTCAGCTCATCACAAACTACCTCAATGGTCAGAACTGCCCTTCCCTACAGGGCAAGCCCAAGCTCTTCTTTATCCAGGCCTGTGGGGGAG gtgagagagacacaggctTTGAGGTGACTCCTGACGAGGATAAGCCTTGTATTGGAGGAACAGATGACCAGACGGACGCCATGCCCATGTCCTCCAGCAGTGACTCTCTGAGCACTCCGTCTGATGAGCCAGACACTAGGGCCACACTGCCCACACCTAGCGACATACTGGTGTCCTACTCCACcttcccag GTTACGTCTCCTGGAGAGATACACAAGCTGGCTCCTGGTATGTAGAAACACTGGATAACATCTTAGAAGACAATGCTGCCGCTAATGACCTGGTCACCATGTTAATGATG GTAAACCATGAAGTTTCACAAAACTCAGCCAAAGGCCTCTACAAACAGATGCCTGGTTCCTTTAACTTTCTACGCAAACTTCTCTACTTTCAAGTCCCACCCTGCCAGAGACCAATCCAGGCATGA